A section of the Salmo salar chromosome ssa05, Ssal_v3.1, whole genome shotgun sequence genome encodes:
- the LOC106605313 gene encoding asialoglycoprotein receptor 2 isoform X2: MSSPKVEGPAPHSQHFGGVAVCLGVLCVLLVSAILPLCVYFSTALSEHNIHLVRELEQLTDEHISLLAANQDLMNLYCKLSVANHILQSDYINVSTENQQLKAERMNLSRDRDGLNWTLGVIFQLKNFPVDNYCPYEDANTKDRVCKPCQVGWVLFQSSCYLFLHIKVPFGHLWRTWQGSRQHCKNNNADLVDIGSQEEQEFILNNTQAYYDEDHGYWIGLTDIAEDGQWLWVDGRNQNLTDGFWKIQPVWGRDCALTNPNNAPLANWNAAPCGQRNRWICESKALIWSG; encoded by the exons ATGTCTTCACCAAAAG TGGAGGGCCCTGCTCCCCACTCTCAACACTTTGGAGGAGTGGCAGTGTGCTTGGGGGTTCTTTGTGTCCTGTTGGTGTCAGCCATTTTACCTCTCTGTGTCTACT TCAGCACTGCCCTGTCAGAGCACAACATACATTTGGTGAGGGAACTGGAGCAGCTAACAGATGAGCATATATCCCTACTGGCAGCCAATCAGGACCTAATGAATCTCTACTGCAAGCTGAGTGTAGCCAATCACATTTTGCAGAGCGATTACATCAATGTGTCTACTGAAAACCAGCAATTGAAGGCAGAGAGGATGAACTTGTCAAGAGACAGGGATGGGCTCAACTGGACTCTTGGGGTCATTTTTCAGTTGAAGAATTTCCCAGTTGATAACTACTGCCCATATGAAGATGCCAACACCAAAG ATAGAGTGTGCAAAccttgtcaagttggctgggtgcTGTTCCAATCCAGTTGTTACCTGTTTCTGCACATTAAAGTCCCCTTCGGTCACCTTTGGAGGACCTGGCAAGGAAGCAGACAGCACTGCAAAAACAACAATGCCGATTTGGTTGACATAGGCAGTCAAGAGGAACAG GAATTCATTCTCAACAACACTCAAGCCTACTATGATGAAGATCATGGGTACTGGATCGGCCTGACTGACATAGCAGAAGACGGTCAATGGCTTTGGGTTGATGGACGTAATCAGAATCTGACTGATGG GTTTTGGAAGATTCAACCTGTATGGGGTCGCGATTGTGCTTTAACTAACCCAAACAATGCACCTTTGGCTAATTGGAATGCTGCACCGTGTGGCCAGAGAAACCGATGGATCTGTGAGAGTAAAGCATTAATATGGTCAGGGTAA
- the LOC106605313 gene encoding asialoglycoprotein receptor 2 isoform X1, which translates to MSSPKVEGPAPHSQHFGGVAVCLGVLCVLLVSAILPLCVYCEYVDHKDTIIWTLERCRLSKHVLLSTVSTALSEHNIHLVRELEQLTDEHISLLAANQDLMNLYCKLSVANHILQSDYINVSTENQQLKAERMNLSRDRDGLNWTLGVIFQLKNFPVDNYCPYEDANTKDRVCKPCQVGWVLFQSSCYLFLHIKVPFGHLWRTWQGSRQHCKNNNADLVDIGSQEEQEFILNNTQAYYDEDHGYWIGLTDIAEDGQWLWVDGRNQNLTDGFWKIQPVWGRDCALTNPNNAPLANWNAAPCGQRNRWICESKALIWSG; encoded by the exons ATGTCTTCACCAAAAG TGGAGGGCCCTGCTCCCCACTCTCAACACTTTGGAGGAGTGGCAGTGTGCTTGGGGGTTCTTTGTGTCCTGTTGGTGTCAGCCATTTTACCTCTCTGTGTCTACTGTGAGTATGTGGATCATAAAGACACAATAATATGGACTTTGGAGAGGTGCAGGTTGAGTAAGCATGTCCTTCTCTCCACAGTCAGCACTGCCCTGTCAGAGCACAACATACATTTGGTGAGGGAACTGGAGCAGCTAACAGATGAGCATATATCCCTACTGGCAGCCAATCAGGACCTAATGAATCTCTACTGCAAGCTGAGTGTAGCCAATCACATTTTGCAGAGCGATTACATCAATGTGTCTACTGAAAACCAGCAATTGAAGGCAGAGAGGATGAACTTGTCAAGAGACAGGGATGGGCTCAACTGGACTCTTGGGGTCATTTTTCAGTTGAAGAATTTCCCAGTTGATAACTACTGCCCATATGAAGATGCCAACACCAAAG ATAGAGTGTGCAAAccttgtcaagttggctgggtgcTGTTCCAATCCAGTTGTTACCTGTTTCTGCACATTAAAGTCCCCTTCGGTCACCTTTGGAGGACCTGGCAAGGAAGCAGACAGCACTGCAAAAACAACAATGCCGATTTGGTTGACATAGGCAGTCAAGAGGAACAG GAATTCATTCTCAACAACACTCAAGCCTACTATGATGAAGATCATGGGTACTGGATCGGCCTGACTGACATAGCAGAAGACGGTCAATGGCTTTGGGTTGATGGACGTAATCAGAATCTGACTGATGG GTTTTGGAAGATTCAACCTGTATGGGGTCGCGATTGTGCTTTAACTAACCCAAACAATGCACCTTTGGCTAATTGGAATGCTGCACCGTGTGGCCAGAGAAACCGATGGATCTGTGAGAGTAAAGCATTAATATGGTCAGGGTAA